AGCAATGATGCGAGTTTAATTgcctttttgtttatatttttgtgattgtgAAGGAGTGAAGGACAAACACATACAAGCGATGgtacttcttttttctttcttttttttgtcacggaACAAGCGATGGTACTTCTGAATGCTATAAACAACACATTGGGATGGAGTTGAGATTTTCAATGattcataaaaatatgtaaaaaaaagatgaaaaggagaaagatatattatttctcaaaatgattttttagaACTTAATTTTCTAAATACCCATTATACAAGAGTTTTTTTACTAAGGGCTTAACTCTTTTGAAAATAATCAAACTTAATTATACTAAAATGCTAATATAACTTAGTTTTCTAAATACCCATTAGACAAGTGTTTTTTTACTAAGGGCTTAGCTCTTTTGAAAATAATCAAACTTAATTATATTGGGTTTCTTAACTGATGCCCAATGGAACTGTTTTTACGTTTATGATAAAACAAGAAGGTATTTGTAAATCCTAAAATCcacattaaatatttaatagtaATCGAGAGTTTAATCCGAGAAAGAAAATATGATGTGtacaacgatatctttagaacacaacgatgtaatTAGATTCCAGTAGGCAAAGcttgattttattgatgaataagatcgaatacaataaGTGAAATGAGATCTAGCGTTACAAACGAGATTGATAAGAGAAAAGACTTAAAACTAGGTGAAAATAAGATCGATGTGTGTGTATAGCTCTCTCTAGGATTTTCCGCGTGTCCTCCTTTATTTGCGTCGATCTCCTCTTATAGTTGATTGATTCAGGATTCCTCCCAACTTCTCTGTGATCTCCGGCTCTTCGAATCGATCTCTTCTTGCTCGTCGGAGTCGGACTTCTTCATTGGTCGCGCGGTCCAAGTTACTTAGGCCCAACTACCTAGTTGgccaaaattgggtccaacatttgTCTCCCAATCTCTTTTCTTCGGACCGAACGAAGAGAGATGGTCAACATAGATTTCCGTACGTTTCTTCGCGCACGTTTTTTGGTTCGGACTGTATAATGGTTATATGTGCCGCCTTAGGGTGAATCATTAAATTTCTCGGGTTTAGCGATAGAGCCGTTAGGACTTGCAGTGGCTTATAAGTACCCGAAAGCGTTCCTCCGCTGTCTCAatcctcttctttctctttcttttgcgATCAAAGGCCTTTAGTTGCCGAATTTTGATAAGATGGCTTCATCGTTCTTATGTCCTCTTCCAACGATCAAAGCTAGCCGGCTCGAGGAGATTTACACCGTTCACGGTGTCGATCGGACCGTCGTAGTTGATTTGGCTTCTACATCCGACAGAAGTTGTTCGTGATGGATACGGTGGGGCGTATCTCTCCTTCTTTGATACATGTGGTCTTTTCTTTCTGATCCCGGAGCCTATCCTTAATATTTTGGCGGAGCTAGGTTTGTCGCttactcatatatttttcatttatcttCCCCACAGACGGCGCCAAAATGTAAATCCAAAAATTCACACTAAGTATTTACTAGTGATCGAGAGTTTAATTTGGAGAAGAAAAGATGATGTAGGAAGCGATATCTTTAAAACATAACGATGTAATCAAATTCCAATAGGCAAAGatggattttattgatgaataagatcgaataaAATAAGTTAAATGAGATCGAGCGTTACAAACAAGATCGATAAGAGAAAAGACTTAAAACTAGGTGAAAATAAGGTCGATGTGTGTATAGCTCTCTCTAGGATTTTCCGCGTGTCCTCTTTTGTTTGCGTTGATCTCTTCTTATAGTGGATTGATTCCGGATTCCTCTCAACCTCTCCGTGATCTCGGACTCTTCGAATCGATCTCTTCTTACTCGTCAGAGTCGGGCTTCTTTATTGGTCACGCGGTCCAAGATACGTAGGGCCAACTACCTAGTTGACCGAAATTGGGTCGAACAATATTTTCTTACTCAGATATTCATCAAAACATGATTGATGTTTGTATGCAGGATGACGATAATATGGACGACATAGTGTGTTAGATTAGATATGTCGATAAGCCAACGACATTATTGTGCAGTGCCGTGTCCCAAAGGTTGAAATCGCCTAAAACATAATTGGGATTAAATGGTTTTTTATATAGTACAAAAGtgtttaaaataatgaatatgTTTAAAATAGAAAGTATGTTGGATAAGAAAAGGATCGAAACAAGAGTATGCTAACCCAAAGTCAAACTTGTTAACTATTTGATAAAACTAACATTATATGTGTGTAGCACGGTCTTAGAATTGGCTATATATCTTGTGGCTTGAAGCAAGTGTTATACTTGCCTTATTGCAGAGACGAACTTGTTACTGTGTGTTGATACTGATTTTGGTAAACTAATGATAATTCCGTATATGGTTTTTTATATTAAGTTTCTTTAAAAAGGATTACACACATTTTTAACAGATTCTGACAAAAAAAACGAGGACACAATGTTGatcttgaaaaagaaaaagaaaatggacatatgattttttttttttttttttttgtaatccagGGTTCCCCGCTTCGCGGGTCAATCCCTGGGCCCGGTCAGACAGCAGGCCAGCTTCACCCGGGAGGTTTTTCCCTGAACCCGAAGGTCCAGTATCCGCTTTGGTGTCCAGATGAAGCAGGGTAGTTTCCGCATGGGGGGATCGAACCCGGATGGTGGTTGCCAACACAGACCCGTCTTTCCACTTGGACTACCTCGTCCGGAAAAATGGACATATGATTTGCTCtgctctttttcattttttacacaAAATAGTAATCAAACTTTCGATTTTTTATTCGAATTTTTTCATCCTGTCGGTTGTAAGGTAAACTCTCATTGTCAGAATTTTCCCAAGTCATATGCATGTGTCTGAACATACTTATATAAGAATCTGACTAAGAGTAGAAATGAGTAAAGGCTCTCGACATCTTCGGGATTCccaaaaaataaaggaaaataaatctttttttttttttttttttgaaaaaaggctaaaataaatcaaatttctAATATAATTCTTGAATTGTTATAGAAAATTAAAGTATCACAGGAAAAACTGATGATCTTCTCTAACTCCAtacaattatacaaaatatctaCAGAGGCCACACGATAGCTCTCTTTTATCCATGCATGCACGCTCGCTCTTCAGCCAGAAACTTAAAGAAACAATTCGTAACAACTATTATATGCCTAAAAATTCTTAAATCGTGGTGTAACTAAAACcccaaaaatataaagaaaatgagAAAGATTTGCATCCCTTTGATTCAATCTTCCAGTGATGATTGTCGCATAGTATTCACACTCTCTCATATTGCCTCGCTATTGACATGCAACGATGCATCTTGCATCAATTTTTGACTGATACTATTAAACCGTTCCCTTGAATACTGCCTAGAAGCTTTTCTCCAATCTGTTCCTGTTTTCATCATCGTCGCAAACTCTTCATAACTTATTCTTCCATCCTACAAAAAGAAGAGTTTGATCATGTTTAGTTATTCTTCcatcatagtttttttttttgtttctaggaCTTTATGAGACTATAATGATGAGGCTAACCAACCTTATCGGTATCAACATCGCGGATAATGGCTTCAACAACCTCTTCACTTGTACCAACTTCATGAGACAAAGCTTCCCTTAACTCTTCTATTTCAATATACCCGTTGTTGTCTTGATCAAAGAACGCAAACGCTTTCTTGAGATGCTCATCATTGCCCATTTTCCTGAGATGCACTGATATGGCAATGAACTCGTCGCAGTCCAAGTATCCATCTTTATCAATATCTCCCTACATAAAAGCCCTCCAAGCTTCAGTGCATTGCGTATATAACTTCAAAGCTGACATAGTAAAgtaatgataaataaaaaacttacagcgTCCATCAGAATCTGTAAATCATCTTGGGGAACAGCATGGCCAAGTTTTTGCAACCCTATTTTAAGCTCATCGATGTTTATCTTCCCTCTTTGGTTTGTGTCCATGATTTGGAATCCTTCTCTTAGACCAGAAGCTTCTTCGTCTGATAAATGCTCAGCAATAACCCTGAGTGCTCGTTTCTTGAGCTTGTTCATGACGGTGAACTGCTTCAGCCTTGCCCTTACTGTTTCACCTAATGACACATTGGGAGCTGTCTTTGCATTCTGTAACCACGGATGATCTGCGCAAAACAAAGCAAGACCGGTTACTACTCTTCATCTTTATCAGATTCCACATGACAACAGAAACAACTTGCATCATTATAAAATGTGTTCTAAACagtaatcttttaaaaaaagccCTAgcgattttttgaacattaaaaCCATACCTAGTACTTGCTGAGCTGTGAGACGACGTTTTTGGTCAGGGTCAAGCATTTTCCTGATAAGGTCTTTTGCGTTTTCAGAAACCTTAGGCCATGGATCCCTTCTGAAGTTCAGTTGAGATCGAATAATTGCTAGGGCAACTCCTTGTTCAGTTTCTGAAAATGTTTATAAACAAACTTGATCACTCTTATGATCCTTAAAAGTCACATTTGTTACTAGAAGATGTGAATATAGACTAACCTGCCCAGAAAGGAGGGACACCACAGAGGAGTATGTAAAGAATAACACCTGCACTCCAAATGTCAACCTCTGGCCCATAGTTTCGTTTTAGCACCTCAGGAGCCAT
The window above is part of the Brassica napus cultivar Da-Ae chromosome C8, Da-Ae, whole genome shotgun sequence genome. Proteins encoded here:
- the LOC106415996 gene encoding calcium-dependent protein kinase 32, with translation MGNCCGSAGSLAKNDNNKPTKGRKNQNPFSIDYGLHHGNNGGGKVKPLKLIVLTDPTGREISQKYKLGRELGRGEFGVTYLCTDKETEEVFACKSILKKKLRTAVDIEDVRREVEIMRHMPEHPNVVTLKETYEDEHAVHLVMELCEGGELFDRIVARGHYTERDAAVVTKTIMEVVQVCHKHGVMHRDLKPENFLFANNKESAPLKAIDFGLSVFFKPGERFNEIVGSPYYMAPEVLKRNYGPEVDIWSAGVILYILLCGVPPFWAETEQGVALAIIRSQLNFRRDPWPKVSENAKDLIRKMLDPDQKRRLTAQQVLDHPWLQNAKTAPNVSLGETVRARLKQFTVMNKLKKRALRVIAEHLSDEEASGLREGFQIMDTNQRGKINIDELKIGLQKLGHAVPQDDLQILMDAGDIDKDGYLDCDEFIAISVHLRKMGNDEHLKKAFAFFDQDNNGYIEIEELREALSHEVGTSEEVVEAIIRDVDTDKDGRISYEEFATMMKTGTDWRKASRQYSRERFNSISQKLMQDASLHVNSEAI